From Bacillus sp. SM2101, a single genomic window includes:
- a CDS encoding phospho-sugar mutase, protein MNWNEKYELWKQSPNLDGELRESLMRIESNEKELEESFYKNLEFGTGGMRGEIGVGTNRMNLFTVRKASEGLARYIDSCGDEAKQRGVVIAYDSRHKSPEFAMEAAKTLATHGIQTYVFEELRPTPELSFAVRYLHAFSGIVVTASHNPPEYNGYKVYGQDGGQLPPKEADEVIQFVNEIDNELAIAVDDEQDLKDKGLITIIGEKIDNAYINQLTTISIHPQLSNEVDVKVVFTPLHGTANTLVRKGLEEFGYRHVSVVEEQELPDPDFSTVTSPNPEEKSAFSLAIRDGKNIDADILIATDPDADRLGIAVKDDKDEYVLLTGNQTGALILEYLLSQRKEKGSLPSNGVVLKTVVTSELGRTIANAYGVETIDTLTGFKFIAEKIKQYEQSGQYEFQFGYEESYGYLVKDFARDKDAIQAALLAVEICAFYKKQGKTLYEGLTQIYEKYGFYREGLESLTLKGKAGAETIQTLLASFRSNPPSEVANKNVVSIEDYLSSERLNIHLGKKETIKLPKSNVLKYYLEDGSWFCLRPSGTEPKVKFYFGVKGATLDQAEGELTATKEAVMTMIHSLI, encoded by the coding sequence GTGAATTGGAATGAAAAATATGAATTGTGGAAACAATCACCAAATTTAGATGGTGAGTTAAGAGAATCATTGATGCGAATAGAAAGCAATGAAAAAGAGCTAGAGGAAAGCTTTTATAAAAATTTAGAGTTTGGTACAGGAGGGATGCGTGGAGAAATCGGTGTTGGAACAAATCGAATGAACTTGTTTACAGTCCGTAAGGCATCGGAAGGGCTGGCTAGATACATAGATTCGTGTGGAGATGAAGCGAAGCAACGCGGCGTAGTTATCGCATACGATTCTCGTCATAAATCACCGGAGTTTGCAATGGAAGCCGCAAAAACTTTAGCGACGCATGGTATTCAAACGTATGTGTTTGAAGAGCTTCGACCTACTCCAGAGCTATCATTCGCTGTTCGTTATTTGCATGCATTCTCAGGAATTGTTGTTACAGCGAGTCATAATCCTCCAGAATATAATGGATATAAAGTATATGGGCAAGACGGTGGACAATTACCGCCTAAAGAAGCAGATGAAGTCATTCAATTTGTAAATGAGATTGATAATGAATTAGCGATAGCAGTAGATGATGAACAGGATTTAAAGGATAAAGGACTCATCACAATCATAGGTGAAAAAATTGACAACGCATATATCAATCAGCTAACTACAATCTCAATACATCCACAGTTATCAAATGAAGTTGATGTGAAGGTAGTGTTTACTCCTCTTCATGGCACAGCAAATACATTAGTACGTAAAGGTCTAGAAGAATTCGGCTATCGTCACGTATCAGTTGTCGAAGAACAGGAACTCCCTGACCCAGATTTTTCTACGGTAACATCTCCAAATCCAGAAGAAAAGAGTGCTTTTTCTCTAGCGATTCGAGATGGAAAAAATATTGATGCAGATATATTAATAGCAACAGACCCTGATGCAGATAGATTAGGTATAGCCGTAAAAGATGACAAAGACGAATATGTTCTATTAACTGGAAATCAAACAGGAGCACTAATATTAGAATACCTTCTGTCACAACGTAAAGAAAAAGGGAGCCTACCATCTAATGGTGTTGTGTTAAAAACAGTGGTTACTTCAGAGCTTGGTAGAACGATTGCAAATGCATATGGTGTGGAAACTATCGACACCTTAACAGGATTTAAGTTTATTGCTGAAAAAATTAAGCAGTACGAGCAATCTGGGCAATATGAATTCCAATTCGGCTATGAGGAAAGCTATGGATATTTAGTTAAAGATTTTGCTCGTGACAAAGACGCGATACAAGCAGCATTATTAGCGGTTGAAATATGTGCATTTTATAAAAAGCAAGGTAAGACTTTGTATGAAGGCTTAACCCAAATTTATGAGAAATACGGCTTCTATCGTGAAGGTTTGGAATCATTAACACTGAAGGGCAAAGCTGGTGCGGAAACGATACAAACATTATTAGCGAGCTTCCGTAGCAATCCTCCTTCAGAGGTGGCTAATAAAAACGTCGTTAGTATAGAAGATTACTTATCAAGTGAACGTTTAAATATTCATCTAGGTAAAAAAGAAACAATTAAATTACCTAAATCGAACGTATTAAAATATTATTTAGAGGATGGTAGTTGGTTTTGTTTACGCCCATCTGGAACAGAACCTAAGGTCAAGTTTTACTTTGGGGTAAAAGGCGCAACGCTCGATCAGGCTGAAGGTGAATTAACCGCAACGAAGGAAGCTGTTATGACAATGATACATTCGTTAATTTAA
- a CDS encoding response regulator transcription factor, with translation MSIKVLIADDHHVVRRGLLFFLKTQSDIEVVAEATNGQEAVNLTQEHQPDVVVMDLIMPIMDGIEATKAIKDKHPKIAILMLTSFSDQDHVIPALRAGANGYQLKDVEPDELVNSIRAVYRGESQLHPKVTSHVMSHVQSGGQEEENLIDQLTNREKEVLSEIANGKSNKEIAATLYITEKTVKTHVSNILAKLELSDRTQAALYAVKRGI, from the coding sequence ATGTCAATTAAAGTACTTATAGCTGACGATCACCATGTTGTACGGAGAGGATTATTATTTTTTCTTAAAACACAAAGTGACATCGAAGTTGTTGCTGAGGCAACAAATGGTCAAGAAGCGGTTAATCTTACACAAGAACATCAACCAGATGTTGTCGTTATGGACTTAATTATGCCTATTATGGATGGGATTGAGGCGACTAAAGCTATTAAAGATAAACATCCGAAAATAGCAATATTAATGCTTACAAGCTTCTCTGATCAAGATCATGTAATTCCAGCTCTACGAGCAGGTGCAAATGGCTATCAATTGAAAGATGTTGAACCTGATGAGTTAGTTAATTCAATAAGAGCTGTATATCGTGGAGAGAGTCAGTTACATCCAAAAGTGACTTCTCATGTCATGTCTCATGTTCAAAGTGGGGGTCAAGAAGAAGAGAATTTGATTGACCAATTAACAAATCGTGAGAAGGAAGTTCTCTCTGAAATTGCTAATGGGAAAAGTAATAAAGAAATAGCAGCAACTTTGTACATCACTGAAAAAACGGTCAAAACACATGTTTCAAACATTTTAGCAAAGCTTGAGTTAAGCGATCGGACACAAGCGGCGCTGTATGCAGTAAAGCGTGGTATTTGA
- a CDS encoding PH domain-containing protein — MGLLDGIMGNASEADIQSTERELKSIITTDEKVEKAFKLIRDSIVFTNQRLILIDKQGVTGKKTEFHSIPYKSVTHFSVETAGTFDIDSELKIWISGSSQPISKQFKKDKNIYDIQKALATYVMK; from the coding sequence ATGGGACTATTAGACGGCATAATGGGAAATGCTTCCGAAGCCGATATACAATCTACAGAAAGAGAATTGAAATCGATTATTACAACAGACGAAAAAGTTGAAAAGGCTTTTAAGCTTATAAGAGACTCTATTGTTTTTACAAATCAGCGTCTCATTTTAATTGATAAGCAAGGAGTAACAGGGAAGAAAACAGAATTTCATTCAATCCCATACAAAAGTGTAACTCATTTTAGTGTGGAAACAGCTGGTACATTCGATATCGATTCAGAATTGAAAATATGGATCTCAGGTTCAAGCCAACCAATTTCAAAGCAATTTAAAAAAGACAAAAACATTTATGATATTCAAAAGGCTTTAGCCACATATGTTATGAAATAA
- a CDS encoding aldo/keto reductase, producing the protein MEKIKLSETLQVSRIVLGLWRLSEWNMEKEEILHLMEECKELGITTFDHADIYGDYTCEALFGEALALKPALRRDIQIITKCGIKLVSKNRPDHKIKYYDTSKKHIIHSVENSLRNFRTDYIDLLLIHRPDPLMNPAEVAEAFAQLKAEGKVLNFGVSNFSPSQFHLLNSYLNFPLVTNQVELSVSNLSQFVNGCIEQCQERNIPPMAWSPLAGGEIFYSENEKEVRLRETLHKIKGELNIDSIDQVMYAWLLNHPANIIPIVGSGKVSRIRKAVDALNIHMTREQWFEVWQSSVGKEVD; encoded by the coding sequence ATGGAAAAAATAAAACTTAGCGAAACATTACAAGTATCGAGAATTGTACTCGGACTATGGCGGTTATCTGAATGGAATATGGAAAAAGAAGAGATTTTACACTTAATGGAAGAATGTAAGGAACTTGGTATTACAACGTTTGATCACGCTGATATTTATGGTGATTATACATGTGAAGCATTATTTGGAGAAGCTCTAGCATTAAAACCAGCACTTAGAAGGGATATACAAATTATAACAAAGTGTGGCATAAAACTTGTGTCAAAAAATCGACCTGATCATAAAATTAAATACTATGATACGAGCAAGAAGCATATTATTCATTCTGTTGAAAATTCTCTGCGTAATTTTCGTACAGATTATATTGATTTACTATTAATACATAGACCCGATCCATTAATGAATCCTGCAGAAGTTGCTGAAGCTTTTGCTCAATTAAAAGCGGAAGGGAAAGTCCTTAACTTTGGTGTCTCTAATTTTAGCCCATCTCAGTTCCATTTACTAAACTCGTATTTAAATTTTCCACTCGTTACAAATCAAGTTGAGCTTTCTGTAAGTAACTTGTCTCAATTTGTAAATGGTTGTATTGAGCAATGTCAAGAAAGAAACATCCCTCCGATGGCGTGGTCTCCACTAGCAGGGGGAGAAATATTTTATTCTGAAAATGAAAAAGAGGTTCGATTACGAGAAACTCTTCATAAGATAAAAGGTGAACTAAATATAGACTCAATTGATCAAGTGATGTATGCATGGCTGTTAAATCATCCGGCGAACATTATTCCAATCGTCGGTTCAGGAAAAGTGTCAAGAATACGTAAAGCAGTAGATGCGCTAAACATCCACATGACGAGAGAGCAGTGGTTCGAAGTTTGGCAAAGCTCAGTCGGAAAAGAAGTAGATTAG
- a CDS encoding NADPH-dependent FMN reductase, whose protein sequence is MNIVVINGSPRKSGRTGVAARFISKEYKAQLVDLSDGTLPLYNGESEQDTIDAVQQLKNTIKNADGIVLSSPEYHSAMSGALKNALDFLGGEYFRHKPVALLAVAGGGKGGMNALTNMRTTARGVYANVIPKQLVLDPVYFDLENDALTDEGSQLVDGLMTELQLYVKAYGQVNSF, encoded by the coding sequence ATGAATATTGTAGTTATTAATGGAAGTCCAAGAAAATCTGGTAGAACAGGGGTTGCAGCAAGATTTATTTCAAAGGAATATAAAGCACAGTTAGTTGATCTAAGCGATGGCACTTTGCCACTATATAACGGTGAGAGTGAACAGGACACAATTGATGCAGTACAACAACTTAAAAACACTATAAAAAATGCAGATGGAATCGTGTTAAGCTCACCTGAATACCACAGTGCGATGAGTGGGGCCTTAAAAAATGCGCTAGACTTTTTAGGTGGAGAATACTTCCGTCATAAACCAGTTGCTTTATTAGCGGTTGCCGGAGGCGGAAAAGGTGGTATGAATGCATTAACTAATATGAGAACGACTGCCCGCGGGGTATACGCAAATGTAATTCCTAAACAGCTTGTATTAGACCCAGTTTACTTTGATCTAGAAAATGATGCGCTTACTGATGAAGGTAGCCAATTAGTTGATGGATTAATGACTGAACTACAGTTATATGTAAAAGCTTATGGGCAAGTGAATTCATTTTAA
- a CDS encoding GAF domain-containing sensor histidine kinase: protein MTDEQRIQELHTLKTIAETLNQANDLYLMLADVLKELLQVTGLDTGWIFFIDEKENFQLVADYNLPPGLVWKKKKPMCEGGCWCLDRYNDGRLQRAANIINCKRIEDAIEYDWGDTEGITHHATVPLRAGEEKFGLLNIASPYKTHFTDEELALLEAVAYQIGSAIKRIKLVEKEQQVALIDERNRLARDLHDSVNQLLFSLQLTARGTKEMTDDLKVQEMLTYMQEVSHEALQEMRALIWQLRPQGLENGIGSALCDYGKVLGLTVCIDVKGIIDLPNHVEECLWRIGQEALNNIKKHAGTKNATIELEITKKQVKLMIVDKGCGFQYNPRLEMPSLGLAGMKERIEMQNGSLGIQSEIGKGTKVEVTVPL from the coding sequence TTGACAGATGAACAGCGAATTCAAGAATTACATACACTTAAAACAATTGCTGAAACGTTAAATCAAGCTAATGATTTGTATCTCATGTTGGCTGATGTTTTAAAAGAGCTCCTTCAAGTAACGGGCCTCGATACTGGATGGATATTCTTTATAGATGAGAAAGAAAATTTTCAGCTCGTTGCAGATTATAATCTTCCACCTGGTTTAGTGTGGAAGAAGAAAAAGCCAATGTGTGAAGGTGGGTGCTGGTGCTTAGATCGTTATAATGATGGCCGACTTCAAAGAGCAGCAAATATTATTAATTGTAAACGAATTGAAGATGCGATTGAATATGACTGGGGTGACACTGAAGGGATTACGCATCATGCTACAGTACCTTTACGAGCAGGTGAGGAAAAATTTGGGCTGCTTAACATCGCTTCCCCATATAAAACTCATTTTACAGATGAAGAACTAGCTTTACTCGAAGCCGTGGCTTATCAAATAGGCTCAGCAATTAAACGTATTAAGCTTGTTGAAAAAGAGCAACAAGTTGCACTTATTGATGAGCGGAACCGTCTAGCGCGAGATTTACATGATTCAGTTAATCAACTTCTTTTTTCTTTACAATTAACTGCTCGTGGAACAAAGGAAATGACAGATGACCTGAAAGTGCAAGAAATGCTTACATATATGCAGGAAGTATCGCATGAAGCATTGCAGGAAATGCGTGCTTTAATTTGGCAATTGCGTCCACAAGGATTAGAGAATGGTATTGGTAGCGCTTTATGTGATTATGGTAAGGTACTAGGTTTAACGGTTTGTATTGATGTAAAAGGGATTATAGATTTACCGAATCATGTTGAAGAATGTTTATGGAGGATCGGCCAAGAAGCTTTAAATAATATTAAGAAACACGCAGGCACAAAAAACGCTACAATTGAATTAGAAATAACGAAAAAACAGGTAAAGCTAATGATTGTAGATAAAGGTTGTGGTTTTCAATACAACCCTAGACTAGAAATGCCTTCGCTAGGACTAGCAGGTATGAAGGAACGTATTGAGATGCAGAATGGGAGCTTAGGCATTCAAAGTGAGATTGGCAAAGGCACCAAGGTTGAAGTGACCGTACCTTTGTAG
- a CDS encoding SpoVR family protein, which translates to MNEGARKELEYAIDEITEIAKGFGLDFYPMRYEICPADIIYTFGAYGMPTRFSHWSFGKQFYKMKIHYDLGLSKIYELVINSDPCYAFLLDTNSLIQNKLIVAHVLAHCDFFKNNVRFSNTKRDMVESMAATADRVKYYELIHGRKEIEKFLDAVLSIQEHIDPSLMRPKLAWHYDNDNLEDNIQKQRTPYDDLWTLDEKDKNKPLNNKKKKKFPPSPEKDIMLFIEEYSRELEEWQRDILTMMREEMLYFWPQLETKIMNEGWASFWHQRILRELDLSSDESIEFAKLNAGVVQPSRTSINPYYLGLKIFEDIEERYNNPTEEMIEHGAQPHSGREKMFEVREIESDISFLRNYLTKDLVFREDMYLFQKQGKDYKIVDKDWENVRDQLINMRVNGGFPYITVNDGDYLKNGELYLKHWYEGIELDLKYLEKVLPFIYQLWGRAVHIETVIENKNILFTYEGKNVHRKYM; encoded by the coding sequence ATGAATGAAGGTGCACGTAAAGAATTGGAATATGCCATTGATGAAATTACAGAAATTGCAAAGGGTTTCGGCTTAGATTTTTATCCGATGCGGTATGAAATTTGTCCTGCAGATATTATATATACTTTTGGAGCATATGGGATGCCAACTCGTTTTTCGCATTGGAGCTTCGGAAAGCAATTTTATAAAATGAAAATTCATTATGACTTAGGATTAAGTAAAATATATGAGTTAGTTATCAATTCAGATCCGTGTTATGCTTTTTTACTTGATACAAATTCACTTATACAAAATAAATTGATCGTTGCCCACGTATTAGCGCATTGCGACTTTTTCAAAAATAATGTCCGTTTTAGCAATACAAAAAGAGATATGGTTGAGAGTATGGCTGCCACAGCTGATAGGGTTAAATATTACGAATTAATTCATGGAAGGAAAGAAATAGAAAAATTTCTTGATGCGGTTCTTTCTATACAAGAACATATCGATCCATCACTCATGCGTCCTAAGCTAGCATGGCATTATGATAACGATAATCTAGAGGATAATATTCAGAAGCAACGAACACCTTATGATGATTTATGGACTTTGGATGAAAAGGACAAAAATAAGCCGCTTAATAACAAAAAGAAGAAAAAATTTCCTCCTAGCCCTGAAAAAGATATTATGCTTTTTATAGAAGAATACAGCCGAGAGCTAGAAGAATGGCAACGAGATATTTTAACGATGATGCGAGAGGAAATGCTATACTTTTGGCCACAATTAGAGACCAAAATCATGAACGAAGGCTGGGCATCGTTCTGGCATCAGCGCATATTAAGGGAGTTAGATTTATCGAGTGATGAATCAATTGAATTTGCCAAATTAAACGCTGGTGTAGTTCAACCTTCAAGAACGAGCATTAACCCATATTATCTTGGGTTAAAAATATTTGAAGACATTGAGGAGCGTTACAATAATCCTACAGAAGAAATGATTGAGCACGGTGCCCAACCACATTCAGGGCGTGAAAAAATGTTTGAAGTAAGAGAAATAGAATCAGATATATCTTTCTTACGTAATTATTTAACGAAGGATCTCGTTTTCCGCGAGGATATGTATTTGTTTCAGAAGCAAGGGAAGGATTATAAAATCGTTGATAAAGACTGGGAGAATGTACGTGACCAACTTATTAATATGCGAGTAAACGGAGGATTTCCGTACATTACCGTTAATGATGGGGACTATTTAAAAAATGGAGAGCTTTACTTAAAGCACTGGTATGAAGGAATCGAACTTGATTTAAAATATTTAGAGAAAGTGCTTCCTTTTATTTATCAGCTATGGGGCAGAGCAGTTCATATAGAGACAGTCATCGAAAATAAAAACATTTTATTTACGTATGAAGGAAAAAATGTTCACCGAAAGTATATGTAA
- a CDS encoding TasA family protein has translation MKRNILIKIIGSYFLLLLLFIYFDPFGETEAVSSIPTIQIDTIPSSEQRLFNVNKLKPGDWMTRNLTVRNSGNINFDYSIYAEEYSLSNDELENNEKDILAQGELQSNQLASLYDKLKLTVTHKSTELYSGYINNFTGIEDRHLELLSEEILTFRVEFDSSAGNEYQGLSTGVKLLFIAESDNEDDTPPYNPPKDPPTSDPDPDPDPDPDPDPDPDPDPDPDPDPDPDPDPDPDPDPDPDPDPDPDPDPDPDPDPDPDPDPDLDPEPNPEPEPEPSPEPNPNPEPNPGPDPEQSLVVGGELPQTGEASPSGYYIIGIVLILAGLVGLGANKFLSRY, from the coding sequence ATGAAAAGAAATATATTAATTAAAATAATTGGAAGTTATTTCCTATTATTACTTTTATTTATATATTTTGATCCTTTTGGAGAAACAGAGGCAGTATCAAGTATACCAACAATTCAAATTGACACAATTCCTAGCTCTGAGCAAAGGTTGTTTAATGTAAACAAATTAAAACCTGGTGATTGGATGACTAGGAATCTCACAGTAAGGAATAGTGGGAATATTAATTTCGATTATTCAATCTATGCAGAAGAATATTCCTTATCTAATGATGAATTAGAAAATAATGAGAAGGATATTCTAGCACAAGGTGAACTACAAAGTAATCAACTTGCTAGTTTATATGACAAGTTAAAATTGACTGTTACTCATAAATCAACAGAATTATATTCTGGTTACATCAACAACTTCACAGGAATTGAAGATAGACACCTTGAACTATTAAGTGAGGAGATTCTTACTTTTCGAGTAGAGTTCGATAGTAGTGCTGGGAACGAATATCAAGGACTTAGTACAGGGGTAAAATTATTATTTATTGCTGAGAGTGATAATGAAGATGATACCCCACCATACAATCCACCAAAAGATCCGCCAACATCTGATCCAGACCCAGACCCAGACCCAGATCCAGATCCAGATCCAGACCCAGATCCAGATCCAGATCCAGACCCAGATCCAGATCCAGACCCAGATCCAGATCCAGACCCAGATCCAGATCCAGATCCTGATCCAGACCCAGATCCTGATCCAGACCCAGATCCAGACCCAGATCCTGATCCTGATCCAGACCTAGATCCAGAACCGAATCCAGAACCAGAACCAGAACCAAGCCCAGAACCGAATCCAAACCCAGAACCAAACCCAGGTCCAGACCCTGAACAATCCCTAGTAGTAGGTGGAGAGCTTCCACAAACCGGGGAAGCTAGTCCAAGTGGTTATTATATAATAGGTATCGTATTGATACTTGCAGGTTTAGTTGGTTTAGGAGCAAATAAGTTTCTTAGTAGATATTAA
- a CDS encoding MFS transporter, whose amino-acid sequence MSTLFQDQRLYKILSANIFSSIGTGVTMIAIPWLLVTEKGGAVILGFATICMTIAQFILAPYIGYMIDKLSRRAILIVGEVIGSIIISLFAIYGIVNGNDYELWMLIVLFAMGGLYYSLFYPTMFAFNQEIFTKEQYKSLNGVMEIQGQLSTVIAGGIATILISRVDLSLILLLDAMTYGGAALMFYLIPYKRAQESGQSNDSLLYKLAEGYHYMKKSPMLFLFFLASFMPFIGVMVSNYLNPIYIANVLEADASAYGTSGMIYGVGAIVAGIIIPLFAKKIGNERSIVITVCIYSIAITMLAIFPYLWVFYIVKLFTAFGNAGTRVARNSLLMELIPNDKIGRVDSLFRVIGLGIRIVLLIVFTRIISDTSAIIPFGILSVVLLVAAMTVIITYVILFDSRSRLNKSSEYM is encoded by the coding sequence ATGAGCACACTTTTTCAAGATCAACGTTTATATAAAATCTTATCAGCTAATATATTTTCTTCTATTGGAACCGGAGTGACAATGATTGCCATTCCTTGGTTATTAGTAACAGAAAAAGGTGGAGCAGTCATATTGGGTTTTGCAACAATTTGTATGACCATTGCCCAATTTATACTAGCCCCATATATCGGATATATGATTGATAAGCTCTCAAGAAGAGCAATTTTAATTGTCGGTGAAGTGATTGGTTCAATCATAATCAGTTTATTTGCGATATATGGAATTGTGAATGGCAATGATTATGAACTATGGATGTTAATTGTATTATTTGCAATGGGTGGGCTTTATTATTCATTGTTTTATCCTACAATGTTTGCCTTTAATCAAGAAATCTTTACTAAAGAGCAATATAAATCATTAAATGGTGTCATGGAAATTCAAGGGCAGTTGTCAACGGTAATTGCTGGAGGGATTGCTACAATACTTATTAGTAGAGTGGATTTGTCGCTAATTTTATTACTTGATGCAATGACTTATGGTGGTGCAGCTCTAATGTTTTATTTAATACCATACAAAAGAGCTCAAGAGTCTGGTCAAAGTAATGACTCTCTATTGTATAAGCTTGCAGAAGGATATCATTATATGAAGAAATCTCCTATGTTGTTCTTGTTCTTTCTTGCATCATTTATGCCCTTCATCGGTGTGATGGTATCAAATTATTTGAATCCAATATATATAGCAAATGTCTTAGAAGCAGACGCTTCAGCATATGGAACATCGGGAATGATATATGGAGTTGGTGCAATTGTTGCTGGAATTATCATACCTTTATTCGCAAAGAAAATAGGTAATGAACGATCTATCGTAATTACTGTATGTATATATTCGATAGCAATTACCATGTTAGCTATTTTTCCATACTTATGGGTGTTTTATATAGTGAAACTATTTACTGCCTTTGGGAACGCCGGTACTCGAGTAGCAAGGAACTCTTTACTTATGGAGTTAATTCCAAATGACAAAATTGGTCGTGTAGACAGTTTGTTTCGTGTAATAGGTTTAGGTATAAGAATTGTCTTGCTTATTGTTTTTACTAGAATCATTTCAGATACATCTGCAATCATACCATTTGGAATATTATCTGTAGTATTACTTGTTGCAGCTATGACTGTTATCATCACGTATGTTATTCTTTTCGATAGTCGAAGTCGATTAAATAAATCATCAGAATATATGTAA
- the gntK gene encoding gluconokinase: MKPYTIGVDIGTTSTKAVIFNENMQVIYRSSYEYPLYTETPDAAEQDPDEIFHAVLQTIRTCVNEAKVDATQIRFVSFSSAMHSLLIVDEYGNPLTRSITWADNRSEAWAHTITSDHKGHDIYRRTGTPIHPMSPLVKMKWLQEEHTHLFQQAYKFISIKEYVFFRLFGIYAIDYSIASATGLFNLKNLDWDHEVLSLLDISSSQLSEIVSTTESFTGMKKDYAQMMCLQPDTPFVIGASDGVLSNLGVDAIEPGVVALTIGTSGAIRTVIDRPITDPKGRFFCYALTENHWVIGGAVNNGGMIYQWVRNELANLEVEADELSGQDPYEALSSIAAKSAPGSAGLIFHPYLSGERAPLWNGNARGSFIGLGLHHKKEHMIRSVLEGITMNLYTVLLSLEEQIGKPTRIHATGGFTRSSLWVQILADVFQVEIRIPDSYESSCLGAVVLGMYGRGEIDSLNAVKGMIGTTNHYHPNLQASRAYEELLPVFIRIPEILANEYDVLASFQRKHTLGK; encoded by the coding sequence ATGAAGCCTTATACCATAGGGGTAGACATTGGTACAACAAGTACAAAAGCAGTGATATTTAATGAAAACATGCAAGTGATTTATCGTAGTAGTTATGAATATCCATTATACACTGAAACACCGGATGCTGCTGAACAAGACCCTGATGAAATATTTCATGCAGTACTACAAACGATTCGTACATGTGTCAATGAAGCAAAAGTAGATGCAACTCAAATTAGGTTTGTGTCATTTAGTTCGGCAATGCATAGTTTACTCATTGTAGATGAGTACGGAAACCCACTTACTCGTTCTATTACATGGGCAGATAATCGTAGTGAAGCATGGGCACATACAATAACAAGTGATCATAAAGGTCATGATATTTATCGCAGAACTGGAACGCCTATTCATCCTATGTCACCACTAGTAAAAATGAAATGGTTGCAAGAGGAACATACACATTTGTTTCAGCAAGCATACAAGTTTATTTCTATAAAAGAATATGTTTTTTTCCGCTTGTTCGGTATTTACGCTATTGATTATTCTATCGCTTCTGCGACGGGGTTATTTAATTTGAAAAATCTGGATTGGGATCATGAAGTGTTATCGTTACTAGATATTTCTAGTTCTCAATTGTCTGAAATTGTTTCAACAACCGAGTCGTTTACTGGTATGAAGAAAGACTATGCCCAAATGATGTGTTTACAGCCAGATACACCGTTCGTAATAGGTGCTAGTGATGGCGTTTTATCTAACCTTGGTGTAGACGCTATTGAGCCTGGTGTTGTTGCATTAACAATCGGTACGAGTGGTGCGATTAGAACCGTTATAGATCGACCTATTACAGACCCAAAAGGTCGGTTTTTTTGTTATGCTTTAACAGAGAACCACTGGGTAATCGGGGGAGCTGTAAACAACGGTGGTATGATTTATCAATGGGTACGAAATGAATTAGCCAATTTGGAAGTGGAGGCTGATGAACTAAGTGGGCAAGACCCTTATGAAGCATTATCCTCAATTGCAGCTAAGTCTGCTCCTGGTTCCGCAGGTCTCATTTTTCATCCTTATTTAAGTGGTGAAAGGGCACCTCTTTGGAACGGAAATGCACGAGGTTCTTTTATTGGCTTAGGGCTCCATCATAAAAAGGAGCATATGATTCGTTCAGTATTAGAGGGAATAACTATGAATTTATACACTGTGTTATTATCTTTAGAAGAACAAATAGGTAAGCCTACACGAATTCATGCGACCGGAGGGTTTACACGTTCCTCCCTATGGGTACAAATATTAGCAGATGTTTTTCAGGTGGAAATTCGTATACCAGATAGCTATGAAAGCTCATGTCTTGGAGCAGTAGTTTTAGGTATGTATGGGCGCGGTGAGATTGATTCATTAAATGCTGTTAAAGGAATGATCGGGACGACAAATCATTATCATCCGAATTTACAGGCTAGTAGAGCATACGAAGAATTACTCCCCGTTTTTATTAGGATTCCTGAAATACTTGCTAATGAGTACGATGTTCTTGCAAGTTTTCAAAGAAAGCATACGTTGGGTAAGTAG
- a CDS encoding YhdB family protein gives MNIVDYDRALYYTHRSQWDNLLILMVRTKDQFLSKKIEHFLHAYNFSKDYTAVENNLYSLLRYVDHAITSSQEDIEDYW, from the coding sequence ATGAACATCGTGGATTACGATAGGGCGTTATACTATACACATCGCTCGCAGTGGGATAACTTGTTAATACTGATGGTACGAACAAAGGACCAATTTTTATCAAAAAAAATTGAACACTTCCTACATGCTTATAATTTTTCAAAAGATTATACAGCTGTTGAGAATAATCTGTACTCCCTTCTTAGATATGTTGATCATGCGATCACATCTAGTCAAGAGGACATTGAAGATTATTGGTAA